In Flavobacterium endoglycinae, one DNA window encodes the following:
- a CDS encoding efflux RND transporter permease subunit: MFKIFIQRPVLATVISILLVILGVLGLTKLPLQQFPDIAPPSVLVTAVYPGANAETVLRSVAPSLEESINGVENMTYMSSTASNDGSLAITVFFKLGTDADQAAVNVQNRVAQATSQLPAEVVQQGIITAKQQNSFIMAIGMYTDDEAKYDQTFVANYAQINIIPELKRIPGVGSASIFGGVKDYSMRVWLNPTQMSTYKVTPNEVMAAIQDKSLEAAPGKFGERSKEVFEYVIKYKGKLTKPEDYENIAIRSNADGSVLRLKDVARVELGAYSYNSLTRLNGKKGIVIGVIQLAGSNSNDIQIAINKMMEKASKDFPTGIKHNIFYSTKVSLDQSIEQVEHTLLEAFILVFIVVFIFLQDFRSTLIPAIAVPVAILGTFFFMQLFGFSINLLTLFALILAIGIVVDDAIVVVEAVHAKMEHKHLSPKIATHEAMHEITGAIISITLVMAAVFLPVGFMEGSTGVFYRQFAFTMAIAIVISAVNALTLSPALAALFLKDNHGAHDTNASHEKKGFKEKFFTAFNSSFESLTNRYVGGIKFLIRKKWLSLGGLALITVATVLLVKTTPAGFIPTEDQGFIAIAVNTPSGTSLDGTQKVMTEAENTLRGLDASRFVTAISGFNLLTNSTSPSSAVVFVLLKPNEERGEVKNIDEIMNQVRGKLGSISGGSFFVFSFPTVPGFSNVEALDLVLQDKTGGKLDKFSGISQNFIGELMKRPEIAVAFTSFKADYPQLQLEVNDEKANQLGVNVKDILQTMQAYFGSAQASDFNRFGKYYRVVVQADIADRADPTAIDRVFVKNKTGEMVPINTLVKLTRIYGSETASRYNLFNSISINAIPKPGFSSGDAIKAIEEVAAQQLPAGYGFEFSGQTREEISSGGQSATIFLLCLIFVYFLLAAQYESYILPLAVILSIPAGIFGVFVAIGFTGIENNIYVQVALVMLIGLLAKNAILIVEFAVQKRKSGMALVRASIDAAKLRLRPIIMTSLAFIVGLVPMMSAKGPSAQGNHSISIGAAGGMISGVILGLFIIPVLFIVFQYLQEKFSGKPIAVIHNEEK, encoded by the coding sequence ATGTTCAAAATATTTATACAAAGACCAGTACTGGCAACTGTAATCTCCATTTTGCTGGTGATTCTAGGTGTGCTGGGTTTAACTAAACTGCCTTTACAACAGTTTCCTGATATTGCGCCTCCATCGGTTTTGGTAACGGCGGTATATCCTGGAGCGAATGCAGAAACGGTTTTACGTTCTGTGGCTCCTTCTCTAGAAGAATCTATAAATGGTGTAGAAAACATGACTTACATGAGTTCTACCGCGAGTAACGATGGTAGTTTGGCCATTACTGTTTTCTTCAAACTAGGAACAGATGCGGATCAAGCTGCAGTAAACGTACAAAACCGAGTTGCACAAGCAACAAGTCAATTGCCAGCAGAGGTTGTACAACAAGGTATTATCACGGCGAAACAGCAAAACAGTTTCATCATGGCGATTGGTATGTACACTGATGATGAAGCAAAATACGATCAGACTTTTGTGGCTAACTATGCGCAGATTAATATTATTCCAGAATTAAAACGTATTCCTGGAGTGGGTTCTGCCAGTATTTTTGGTGGTGTAAAAGATTACTCTATGCGTGTTTGGCTGAATCCAACACAAATGTCAACTTACAAAGTAACACCAAATGAAGTAATGGCTGCCATTCAGGACAAAAGTTTGGAAGCTGCACCAGGTAAATTTGGTGAAAGAAGTAAAGAAGTTTTTGAATACGTAATTAAATACAAAGGTAAACTTACTAAACCTGAAGATTATGAAAATATTGCTATACGTTCTAATGCAGATGGTTCAGTACTTCGCTTAAAAGATGTAGCGAGAGTTGAATTGGGTGCTTATTCATACAACAGTTTAACTCGTTTAAATGGTAAAAAAGGAATTGTAATTGGGGTAATTCAGTTAGCTGGATCAAACTCAAATGATATTCAGATTGCGATTAATAAAATGATGGAAAAAGCTTCTAAAGATTTTCCAACAGGTATTAAACACAATATATTCTATAGTACAAAAGTATCTTTAGACCAATCAATCGAACAGGTTGAACATACCTTACTGGAAGCTTTTATATTAGTTTTCATCGTGGTATTTATCTTCCTGCAAGATTTTAGATCAACATTAATTCCGGCTATTGCTGTACCTGTAGCAATTTTAGGAACGTTCTTCTTCATGCAGTTATTCGGATTCTCGATAAACCTTCTAACACTTTTCGCATTAATTCTGGCGATTGGTATTGTGGTAGATGACGCGATTGTGGTAGTCGAGGCCGTGCATGCGAAAATGGAGCACAAACATTTGTCTCCAAAAATCGCCACGCATGAAGCAATGCACGAAATAACGGGTGCTATTATCTCGATTACGCTGGTAATGGCTGCTGTATTCCTGCCGGTTGGTTTTATGGAAGGTTCTACGGGAGTTTTCTATCGTCAGTTTGCCTTTACGATGGCAATTGCAATTGTAATTTCGGCTGTTAATGCCTTGACTTTGAGTCCAGCTCTTGCGGCTTTGTTCTTAAAAGACAATCATGGAGCGCATGATACAAATGCATCTCATGAGAAAAAAGGATTTAAAGAAAAATTCTTTACCGCTTTCAACAGCAGTTTTGAATCACTAACAAATCGTTATGTTGGCGGAATAAAATTCTTAATCAGAAAAAAATGGTTGAGTTTAGGCGGATTGGCTTTAATTACTGTAGCAACAGTTTTATTAGTAAAAACAACTCCTGCAGGATTTATTCCAACAGAAGATCAAGGATTTATTGCCATTGCGGTTAATACACCATCAGGAACATCTCTAGACGGAACTCAAAAAGTAATGACTGAGGCTGAAAATACATTAAGAGGTTTAGATGCTTCACGATTTGTAACAGCGATTTCTGGTTTCAACTTATTGACAAATTCAACAAGTCCATCTTCTGCGGTAGTTTTCGTATTGCTGAAACCAAACGAAGAACGTGGAGAAGTTAAAAATATTGACGAAATCATGAATCAGGTTCGTGGTAAACTAGGCTCTATTTCAGGCGGAAGTTTCTTCGTATTCAGTTTCCCAACTGTTCCTGGATTTAGTAACGTTGAGGCTTTAGATTTAGTTCTTCAGGATAAAACGGGAGGAAAACTGGATAAATTCAGTGGTATTTCTCAAAACTTCATTGGAGAGCTTATGAAACGTCCAGAAATTGCAGTTGCCTTTACTTCTTTCAAAGCTGATTATCCTCAGTTACAATTAGAAGTAAACGACGAAAAAGCGAATCAGTTAGGTGTAAATGTAAAAGACATTTTACAAACGATGCAGGCTTATTTTGGTAGCGCGCAGGCATCAGACTTCAACCGATTTGGTAAATATTATCGTGTGGTTGTTCAAGCCGATATTGCCGACAGAGCAGATCCAACAGCAATTGACCGTGTATTCGTGAAAAATAAAACTGGCGAAATGGTGCCGATAAATACTTTAGTGAAACTAACTCGTATTTATGGTTCTGAAACCGCTTCTAGATATAATTTATTTAATTCAATTTCTATTAATGCCATTCCGAAACCTGGATTTAGTTCTGGAGATGCCATTAAAGCAATTGAAGAAGTAGCAGCACAACAATTACCTGCAGGTTACGGGTTTGAATTCTCGGGCCAAACTCGTGAGGAGATTTCTTCTGGAGGGCAGTCAGCGACAATTTTCTTACTGTGTTTAATATTTGTTTATTTCTTACTTGCTGCACAGTATGAGAGCTATATCCTGCCTTTAGCTGTAATCTTATCAATCCCTGCAGGTATTTTTGGAGTATTTGTTGCCATTGGTTTCACAGGAATCGAAAACAACATTTATGTACAAGTTGCCCTTGTCATGCTGATTGGACTTCTGGCCAAAAATGCCATTTTGATTGTGGAGTTTGCGGTACAAAAACGAAAATCAGGTATGGCATTAGTAAGAGCTTCAATAGATGCTGCCAAATTACGTCTGCGACCAATTATCATGACGTCTCTAGCCTTTATCGTTGGTTTAGTACCCATGATGAGTGCCAAAGGACCATCGGCGCAGGGAAATCACTCAATCAGTATTGGAGCTGCGGGTGGAATGATTTCAGGAGTAATTTTAGGATTATTTATTATTCCTGTATTGTTCATCGTATTCCAATATTTACAAGAAAAATTCAGTGGTAAACCAATCGCTGTCATTCACAACGAAGAAAAATAA
- a CDS encoding efflux RND transporter periplasmic adaptor subunit has protein sequence MNPENATIQKNLIRENVQPIKTTMKMKNVIITSFILALVLSSCADKNQAPTAPPPPVLPVLAITSANTITDSEYPASIQGTVDVEIRPQVSGNLDRIFVDEGAYVNKGQTLFKINERPFREQLNNALASLHAAEAALINANLEVDKLTPLVQNKVVSDYQLKTAKATQKIAAANIEQAKAMVGSAKINLGYTNVTAPVSGYIGRLPKKQGSLVSATDVEPLTTLSDVHEVFAYFSLGETDFINFKEQYAGSSLGDKIKKLPPVTLILADNSAYPKTGKIDMVDGQFDKTTGAITIRATFPNANGVLRSGNTGRIRLGLNHNDAILVPQAATVEMQDKVFVFTVGKDNKVTKMPITVVGKSGTNYLIKDGVKSGDQIVLSGIDKLQDGQAIQPEKSTKVAEVTNKK, from the coding sequence ATGAATCCCGAGAATGCCACAATACAAAAGAATTTAATCCGAGAAAATGTTCAACCAATTAAAACCACTATGAAAATGAAAAATGTAATTATAACCAGTTTTATTCTGGCACTAGTGTTAAGCAGCTGTGCCGATAAAAATCAGGCTCCTACTGCTCCACCACCACCGGTTTTACCAGTGTTAGCTATTACAAGTGCAAACACAATCACTGACTCTGAATATCCTGCTTCTATACAAGGAACTGTTGACGTTGAAATTCGACCACAGGTAAGCGGTAACCTTGACAGAATTTTTGTTGACGAAGGTGCTTACGTAAATAAAGGACAAACGTTATTTAAAATCAATGAGCGTCCGTTTCGCGAGCAGTTAAACAATGCTTTAGCAAGTCTTCATGCAGCCGAAGCGGCTTTAATCAACGCCAACTTAGAAGTTGATAAATTGACTCCGCTAGTTCAGAACAAAGTAGTTTCTGATTATCAGTTAAAAACGGCTAAAGCAACTCAAAAAATTGCTGCTGCAAATATTGAACAGGCAAAAGCAATGGTAGGTTCTGCAAAAATTAATTTAGGATATACTAACGTAACTGCACCAGTAAGTGGCTACATTGGAAGATTACCTAAAAAACAAGGAAGTTTAGTTTCTGCAACTGATGTTGAACCTCTTACTACTCTTTCTGATGTACATGAAGTATTTGCTTATTTCTCTTTAGGTGAAACTGATTTCATCAACTTTAAAGAGCAATATGCGGGAAGTTCATTAGGGGATAAAATCAAAAAATTACCTCCAGTTACTTTGATTCTGGCTGATAACAGTGCTTATCCAAAAACAGGAAAAATCGATATGGTTGACGGTCAGTTTGATAAAACTACAGGAGCTATTACGATTAGAGCAACTTTCCCAAATGCAAACGGAGTTTTACGTTCTGGAAACACAGGAAGGATTCGTTTAGGATTAAACCACAATGATGCCATTTTGGTTCCGCAGGCTGCTACTGTTGAAATGCAAGATAAGGTATTTGTTTTCACCGTTGGAAAAGACAACAAAGTAACTAAAATGCCAATTACTGTCGTAGGGAAAAGCGGTACGAATTATTTAATTAAAGACGGCGTAAAATCTGGTGATCAAATCGTATTAAGCGGTATTGACAAACTTCAGGACGGACAAGCGATTCAGCCTGAAAAATCAACTAAAGTTGCCGAAGTAACTAACAAAAAATAA
- a CDS encoding TetR/AcrR family transcriptional regulator, whose amino-acid sequence MASKDRILRQKEETRNNILGAAYDIVKDEGWNGLSMRKIADRIEYTAPIIYEYFSNKEAILEELTGKGFIKLTKELQTAIDKFEKPEDQLEAMWMTYWDFAFTNTEMYQLMFGVQMTCCAQRCSAQEGPYKLFTQVIADVMKDSNPSQDIIKQKYFTFFSVIHGLIAINIINKSDILETINAQILKDAIGGIIKSIQ is encoded by the coding sequence ATGGCTAGTAAAGATCGAATTTTAAGACAAAAAGAAGAGACAAGAAATAATATTCTTGGCGCTGCTTATGATATCGTGAAAGACGAAGGCTGGAATGGTTTGAGTATGCGTAAAATTGCCGACAGAATCGAATATACCGCTCCTATTATTTATGAATATTTCTCGAATAAAGAAGCAATTTTGGAAGAACTGACTGGCAAAGGTTTTATCAAGCTGACTAAAGAATTGCAAACTGCAATTGATAAGTTTGAAAAACCCGAAGATCAATTAGAAGCCATGTGGATGACTTATTGGGACTTCGCTTTTACTAATACTGAAATGTATCAGTTGATGTTTGGTGTTCAAATGACTTGCTGCGCACAGCGATGTTCAGCTCAAGAGGGACCTTACAAATTATTCACTCAGGTAATTGCTGATGTAATGAAAGACAGCAATCCGAGTCAAGATATCATAAAACAAAAGTACTTCACTTTCTTTTCTGTTATTCATGGTTTAATCGCCATCAACATCATTAATAAAAGTGATATTTTAGAAACAATTAATGCTCAAATTTTAAAAGATGCCATTGGGGGTATCATCAAATCAATACAATAA
- a CDS encoding SMP-30/gluconolactonase/LRE family protein, which produces MNAFQLKIKAHLLFVITLTFTNFIYAQTSKEKSHDLIAKGALLTKLSDQFSFTEGPASDKKGNIYFTDQPNNRIMKWSVNGEVSVFMENAGRANGLYFDHKGNLLACADEKNELWKIDQNKNYTVILNNFEGKRLNGPNDLWVDPKGGIYFTDPFYQRDYWTHTSKEIEKECVYYLSPDKSKVINVDNDLVKPNGIIGTSDGKTLYVADIEANKTYSYTIESNGSLGKKTLFTELGSDGMTIDESGNIYLTGKGVTIFNPQGEKIAHIDVPEPWTANVCFRGKKFKTLFITASKSVYTLEMNIRGMK; this is translated from the coding sequence ATGAATGCATTCCAACTTAAAATAAAAGCACACCTTTTATTTGTTATTACTTTAACTTTTACAAATTTTATATACGCTCAGACATCAAAAGAAAAAAGTCATGACTTAATAGCAAAAGGCGCCCTTCTCACAAAACTATCCGATCAATTCAGTTTTACAGAAGGACCTGCTTCAGATAAGAAAGGAAATATTTATTTTACGGATCAGCCTAATAATAGAATCATGAAATGGTCGGTTAATGGCGAAGTTTCTGTTTTTATGGAAAATGCAGGAAGAGCTAACGGTTTGTATTTTGATCACAAAGGCAATCTTTTGGCCTGCGCCGATGAAAAAAACGAACTTTGGAAAATAGACCAAAACAAAAATTATACGGTAATACTAAATAATTTCGAAGGAAAAAGGCTGAATGGTCCCAATGATCTTTGGGTTGACCCAAAAGGCGGTATCTATTTTACAGATCCTTTTTACCAAAGGGACTACTGGACACATACTTCTAAAGAAATAGAGAAAGAATGCGTTTACTATTTATCTCCAGATAAGTCCAAAGTTATCAACGTTGATAATGATCTTGTAAAACCTAATGGCATTATTGGAACTTCGGATGGAAAAACATTGTACGTAGCTGATATAGAAGCAAATAAAACCTATTCTTATACCATCGAAAGTAATGGTTCTTTAGGCAAAAAAACGCTGTTTACTGAATTAGGTTCAGATGGAATGACAATAGACGAGTCGGGAAACATTTATTTAACAGGAAAGGGAGTTACCATATTCAATCCGCAAGGAGAAAAAATAGCCCACATTGATGTTCCTGAGCCATGGACCGCTAATGTTTGTTTTAGAGGAAAAAAATTCAAAACATTATTTATTACAGCCAGTAAAAGTGTTTATACATTAGAAATGAACATTCGGGGAATGAAATAA
- a CDS encoding type II toxin-antitoxin system HicA family toxin — MKSREFIREALRNGWVFLRQGKGSHEIYEKDGKQVVIPNHGSKELGKGLEQKLRKQMGL; from the coding sequence ATGAAATCAAGAGAATTTATTAGAGAAGCACTAAGAAACGGCTGGGTGTTTTTGAGGCAAGGCAAAGGAAGTCATGAAATTTATGAAAAAGATGGTAAGCAAGTTGTAATTCCTAACCATGGATCAAAAGAATTAGGAAAGGGCTTAGAACAAAAATTGAGAAAACAAATGGGACTTTAA
- a CDS encoding type II toxin-antitoxin system HicB family antitoxin, whose product MKTIRIAIERNEDGFWGYAENEEAIVGGGETVQECKQDVLDCIETLRELDSSNRPSFLNSEYELIYKFDVASLLSYYKGIFTNSALERITGINQKQIQHYATGHRTPKAEQRMKIENALHNLGKELLAVEL is encoded by the coding sequence ATGAAAACAATTAGAATTGCAATTGAAAGAAACGAAGATGGATTTTGGGGATACGCTGAAAATGAAGAAGCAATTGTTGGAGGTGGGGAAACAGTGCAAGAATGTAAGCAAGATGTTTTGGATTGCATTGAAACTTTAAGAGAACTTGATTCGTCAAATAGACCATCCTTTTTGAATAGTGAATATGAACTGATTTATAAGTTTGATGTTGCAAGTTTGCTAAGCTATTACAAAGGTATATTTACAAATTCTGCGTTAGAAAGAATTACAGGAATTAATCAGAAACAAATACAACATTATGCAACTGGACATCGAACCCCTAAGGCTGAACAACGTATGAAAATAGAAAATGCATTGCATAATTTAGGGAAAGAACTTTTAGCAGTTGAGTTGTAA
- a CDS encoding cupin domain-containing protein yields the protein MNTLTTLKTTIALLLFQQTAFAQETKKEVTSPQYTIENCVNHFEIDKATKTKVGYQYWFADKNFTQENTLKMSIVEPGKSTHAPHHHPEEEFFYILEGSASFFLDGKTVVVGPNTSLYCPPNAEHEISNAGNTDLKYLVIKKDLR from the coding sequence ATGAACACACTAACGACCCTAAAAACCACAATCGCTCTTTTGCTTTTCCAACAAACAGCCTTCGCACAGGAAACCAAAAAAGAAGTAACATCACCACAATACACTATCGAAAACTGTGTGAATCACTTTGAAATAGACAAAGCCACCAAAACCAAAGTAGGCTATCAATATTGGTTTGCCGATAAAAACTTTACTCAAGAAAACACTTTAAAAATGAGTATTGTAGAACCAGGGAAATCGACGCACGCGCCACACCATCATCCCGAAGAAGAATTTTTTTATATTCTAGAAGGTTCGGCTTCTTTTTTTCTAGATGGTAAAACAGTTGTGGTTGGACCAAATACCAGTTTATATTGCCCGCCAAATGCAGAACACGAAATAAGCAATGCGGGAAATACTGATTTGAAATATTTGGTTATAAAGAAGGATTTGAGATAA
- a CDS encoding cupin domain-containing protein, with protein MEKQIAKTSEVNWKPLIEEGVNTEGIFYKVLRFDEAANRPKTFLLKFEAGASYPNHIHPSGEEIFVLEGEVRSAKDELKAGDYLYMPPESIHSVFSKTGCTLLFVVPEEVVILK; from the coding sequence ATGGAAAAACAAATTGCAAAAACAAGCGAAGTAAACTGGAAACCTCTTATTGAAGAAGGTGTAAATACAGAAGGTATTTTTTATAAAGTATTACGCTTTGACGAAGCCGCCAACAGACCTAAAACTTTTTTATTAAAATTTGAAGCTGGCGCTTCGTATCCAAATCATATCCATCCCAGCGGAGAAGAAATTTTTGTCTTGGAAGGCGAAGTCCGATCTGCAAAAGACGAACTGAAAGCAGGCGATTATTTATACATGCCTCCTGAAAGTATACATTCCGTGTTTTCAAAAACGGGTTGTACGCTATTGTTTGTTGTACCGGAAGAGGTAGTGATTTTGAAGTAA
- a CDS encoding DoxX family membrane protein, which translates to MKRYQDSAIFLLRIALASGFISAVSSRLGFWGSQSSGWENFLAYAEKVNSFAPKSCIPAIAITATISESLLGLLLLFGYKTRLSSIATSVLTLFFALAMTYSFGVKDPLDYSVFVFSMGAFLLSTVEKYQWSLDEILLKN; encoded by the coding sequence ATGAAAAGATATCAGGATTCTGCCATTTTTCTTTTACGTATTGCATTAGCCAGCGGATTTATTTCTGCTGTTTCAAGTCGGTTGGGATTTTGGGGAAGTCAATCTTCAGGCTGGGAAAATTTCTTGGCTTACGCCGAAAAAGTCAATTCTTTCGCACCAAAAAGTTGCATTCCCGCAATAGCCATTACAGCCACAATATCCGAATCACTTTTGGGTTTGCTACTTCTCTTTGGCTACAAAACAAGATTGTCATCAATTGCCACATCTGTTTTAACCTTATTTTTTGCCTTAGCAATGACCTATTCTTTTGGTGTAAAAGATCCTTTAGATTATTCGGTATTTGTCTTTTCAATGGGCGCTTTTCTTTTATCAACTGTCGAAAAATACCAATGGAGTCTGGACGAAATTCTTTTAAAAAATTAA